From a region of the Basfia succiniciproducens genome:
- a CDS encoding phosphoethanolamine transferase, whose amino-acid sequence MLRFPRFNLRSSTLIAIVALYFTLVLNFAFYGKVLTQHPFTGKPEDYFLLTVPFFVFFTLNAVFQILAVPLLHKIIMPLLLIISAAIAYSQVFLDVYFTTDMLENVLQTTPAESTRMITWQYVLWIIGFGIIPAFLYLFVKINYHTWFKELGIRLGAILVSAVVIFSISKFFYQDYAAFVRNNKPTVNLILPSNFITAGVNEIKRIHDANRPYEKIGLDAQQEKPDPYRHFTVIVVGETTRAQNWGLNGYQRQTTPKLAARGDDVINFNHVTSCGTATAVSVPCMFSYLTKDQYNGSKAEKMDNLLDVLQRAGVNIFWLDNNSDCKGVCLRVPNETVNMTLKDYCTEGECLDEVLLRDFDKILNETTKDTVLILHTIGNHGPTYYERYTPEYKKFVPTCDTNQIQTCSNEQLVNTYDNSILYIDNFIDSVISKLENRDDLESAVYYVSDHGESLGENGMYLHGAPYAIAPEQQTRVPMVFWFSKTWKKNEGVDLNCVREKAKTREFSHDNLFSTVIGMMDMNLKTSVYQPEFDILASCKRH is encoded by the coding sequence ATGCTCCGTTTCCCTCGTTTTAACTTAAGAAGTTCAACGTTAATTGCCATTGTGGCGCTTTATTTCACATTAGTATTAAATTTTGCGTTTTACGGCAAAGTATTAACCCAACATCCTTTTACCGGCAAGCCGGAAGATTATTTTTTATTAACGGTTCCGTTTTTTGTATTTTTTACGCTGAACGCCGTTTTTCAGATCTTAGCCGTGCCGCTATTGCATAAAATTATTATGCCGTTACTGTTGATTATCAGTGCTGCGATTGCGTATAGCCAAGTGTTTCTGGACGTTTATTTTACAACGGATATGCTGGAAAACGTATTGCAGACCACACCTGCTGAAAGTACGCGGATGATAACCTGGCAATATGTGTTATGGATTATCGGATTCGGTATTATTCCGGCTTTTTTGTATCTTTTCGTAAAAATAAATTACCATACCTGGTTTAAAGAATTAGGAATTCGTCTGGGTGCAATTTTAGTTTCCGCAGTTGTGATTTTCAGTATTTCGAAATTTTTCTATCAGGATTATGCGGCGTTTGTACGCAACAACAAACCGACGGTCAATTTAATTTTGCCTTCGAATTTTATTACCGCGGGTGTGAATGAAATCAAACGTATCCATGATGCTAATCGCCCTTATGAAAAAATCGGATTGGACGCTCAACAGGAGAAACCGGATCCTTATCGTCATTTTACGGTTATTGTCGTCGGTGAAACTACCCGTGCACAAAACTGGGGACTGAACGGTTATCAACGGCAAACTACGCCGAAACTGGCGGCGCGTGGTGATGACGTTATTAATTTCAATCACGTGACCAGCTGCGGTACGGCGACTGCGGTGTCTGTGCCTTGTATGTTCTCGTATTTGACGAAAGATCAGTATAACGGTTCGAAAGCGGAAAAAATGGATAATCTGTTGGACGTGTTGCAGCGCGCGGGGGTGAATATTTTTTGGCTGGATAATAACAGCGACTGCAAAGGTGTTTGTTTGCGCGTGCCGAATGAAACCGTCAATATGACGCTGAAAGATTATTGTACGGAAGGAGAATGTCTGGACGAAGTTTTATTGCGCGATTTTGATAAAATCCTGAATGAAACCACTAAAGATACCGTGCTGATTTTGCACACTATCGGCAATCACGGCCCGACTTATTATGAGCGTTATACGCCGGAGTATAAAAAGTTTGTACCGACTTGCGATACTAATCAGATTCAGACGTGCAGCAATGAGCAATTAGTTAATACTTACGATAACAGTATTTTGTATATTGATAATTTTATTGATTCCGTGATCTCAAAATTGGAAAACAGAGATGATTTGGAAAGTGCGGTTTATTATGTATCGGATCACGGCGAATCTCTGGGGGAAAACGGTATGTATCTGCACGGTGCCCCTTATGCCATCGCCCCGGAACAGCAAACCCGCGTGCCAATGGTCTTTTGGTTTTCAAAAACTTGGAAAAAGAATGAGGGGGTAGATTTAAATTGCGTCAGAGAGAAAGCGAAAACACGGGAATTTTCTCATGATAATCTTTTCAGCACCGTAATCGGTATGATGGATATGAATTTAAAAACCTCTGTTTATCAACCCGAATTTGATATTCTGGCAAGTTGTAAGCGACATTAA
- a CDS encoding Fe-Mn family superoxide dismutase, with amino-acid sequence MAYTLPELGYAYDALEPHFDALTMEIHHSKHHQTYVNNANAAVEAAVKNVPALAEYLDACPGKILKNLDKVAAENRTAVRNNVGGHANHSLFWKALKTGTTLQGALKDAIIRDFGSVEAFQAEFEKAAATRFGSGWAWLVVQEGGKLAVVSTANQDSPIMGKEIAGCEGFPLFCLDVWEHAYYLKFQNRRPDYIKEFWNVVNWDFAAERFEKKLAECGCAK; translated from the coding sequence ATGGCTTACACTCTACCTGAATTAGGTTACGCATATGATGCGTTAGAACCACATTTTGATGCGTTAACAATGGAAATTCACCATAGCAAACATCATCAAACTTATGTAAACAATGCCAATGCGGCGGTTGAAGCGGCGGTTAAAAACGTGCCGGCATTAGCGGAATATCTTGACGCCTGCCCGGGTAAGATTCTGAAAAACTTAGATAAAGTTGCTGCGGAAAACCGTACTGCCGTACGTAACAACGTGGGCGGTCATGCAAATCACAGTTTATTCTGGAAAGCATTAAAAACCGGCACAACATTACAAGGTGCGTTAAAAGATGCAATCATTCGCGATTTCGGTTCCGTTGAAGCATTCCAGGCTGAATTTGAAAAAGCAGCCGCAACGCGTTTTGGTTCCGGTTGGGCTTGGTTAGTTGTACAGGAAGGCGGCAAATTAGCAGTCGTTTCAACAGCAAACCAGGATTCTCCGATTATGGGAAAAGAAATTGCCGGTTGCGAAGGCTTCCCGCTATTTTGCTTAGATGTTTGGGAACACGCTTATTACTTGAAATTCCAAAACCGTCGTCCGGACTACATTAAAGAATTCTGGAACGTAGTAAACTGGGACTTTGCGGCAGAGCGCTTCGAAAAGAAATTAGCGGAATGCGGTTGCGCTAAATAA
- a CDS encoding NADP-dependent malic enzyme — MDEQLRQAALDFHEFPVPGKIEVTPTKSLATQRDLALAYSPGVAMPCLEIQEDPAKAYNYTAKGNLVAVISNGTAVLGLGNIGALAGKPVMEGKGVLFKKFAGVDVFDIEINEKDPEKLVEIIAALEPTFGGINLEDIKAPECFYIEQKLRERMNIPVFHDDQHGTAIISSAAVLNGLRIINKKIEDVRLVASGAGAASIACLNLLVSLGMKRENITVCDSKGVIYKGRDENMDATKKLYAIDDNGTRSLADAIPNADIFLGCSAAGALTQEMVKTMGPNPLILALANPNPEITPPEAKAVRPDAIVCTGRSDFPNQVNNVLCFPFIFRGALDVGATTINEEMKMAAVRAIADLALAEQSDVVSSAYTDESEVTFGPEYVIPKPFDPRLIIRIAPAVAKAAMDSGVATRPIQNFDAYIEKLTQFVYKTNLFMKPVFNQAKADKKRVLLTDGEETRILHAVQEISTLGIAYPVLVGRLDVIEAQIKRLGLKIQAGVDFEVLNTDNEEIYQQCWSLYHNKLKRHGVTEAMAKRRMLTNSTAIGSALLELGYADAMLCGLVGTYSSSLSLLKEVIGIKENVDIPATVNGLVLPSGNLFIADTFVNLAPTAEELAEITLMAAEEVRRFGIEPQVALISHSNFGTSEDQSAVKMREVLQLVKTQAPDLIIDGEMHANVALNENLRREVMPDSPLKGAANLLIMPDMESARISLNLLQGTATPITIGPILMGMKKPAHILTSVSSVRRIINMVAIAAVKAQQN, encoded by the coding sequence ATGGACGAACAATTACGTCAAGCCGCATTAGATTTTCATGAATTTCCGGTTCCCGGAAAGATCGAAGTTACCCCGACTAAATCACTTGCCACTCAACGTGACCTTGCACTGGCTTATTCGCCGGGCGTTGCAATGCCCTGTTTAGAAATTCAAGAAGATCCGGCAAAAGCTTATAATTACACCGCAAAAGGCAATTTAGTTGCCGTAATTTCAAACGGTACCGCCGTGTTGGGATTAGGTAATATCGGCGCCCTCGCAGGCAAACCGGTAATGGAAGGTAAAGGCGTTTTATTCAAAAAATTCGCCGGCGTAGATGTTTTTGATATTGAAATAAATGAAAAAGATCCGGAAAAATTAGTGGAAATTATCGCCGCCCTCGAGCCGACATTCGGCGGTATTAATCTTGAAGATATCAAAGCGCCCGAATGTTTTTACATTGAACAAAAATTACGCGAGCGCATGAATATTCCGGTATTTCACGATGACCAACACGGTACGGCGATTATCAGCTCCGCCGCGGTTTTAAACGGTTTACGCATTATCAATAAAAAAATCGAAGATGTGCGTTTAGTGGCATCCGGTGCGGGTGCGGCTTCTATTGCCTGTTTAAATCTGTTAGTGTCGTTAGGGATGAAACGTGAAAACATCACGGTCTGCGACTCTAAAGGCGTTATTTATAAAGGCCGCGACGAAAATATGGATGCAACCAAAAAACTGTATGCCATTGATGATAACGGTACCCGTTCATTAGCCGATGCAATTCCGAATGCGGATATTTTCTTAGGTTGCTCCGCCGCCGGCGCGTTGACTCAGGAAATGGTAAAAACAATGGGGCCGAATCCGTTGATTCTTGCGTTGGCTAACCCGAATCCGGAAATTACACCGCCGGAAGCAAAAGCGGTTCGCCCCGACGCCATCGTCTGTACCGGCCGTTCGGACTTCCCTAATCAGGTAAATAACGTACTTTGCTTCCCGTTTATTTTCCGCGGCGCCTTAGATGTGGGTGCAACTACAATTAATGAAGAAATGAAAATGGCGGCGGTGCGCGCTATTGCCGATCTTGCGCTTGCCGAACAAAGCGATGTGGTTTCTTCAGCCTACACGGACGAAAGCGAAGTCACTTTCGGACCGGAATACGTTATTCCTAAACCTTTTGATCCTCGCTTAATTATCCGTATTGCACCGGCGGTAGCCAAAGCGGCAATGGACAGCGGCGTGGCAACCCGCCCGATTCAAAATTTCGACGCTTATATCGAAAAACTCACCCAATTCGTTTACAAAACCAATCTGTTCATGAAACCTGTCTTTAATCAGGCGAAAGCGGATAAAAAACGCGTATTGCTCACAGACGGCGAAGAAACCCGCATTTTGCATGCGGTGCAAGAAATTTCGACCTTAGGAATCGCTTATCCCGTCTTGGTCGGACGTTTGGATGTGATCGAAGCGCAAATTAAACGCCTCGGTTTAAAAATCCAAGCGGGTGTCGATTTTGAAGTGCTAAATACGGATAATGAAGAAATCTACCAACAATGCTGGTCGCTCTATCACAATAAACTAAAACGTCACGGCGTTACCGAAGCCATGGCAAAACGCCGTATGTTAACCAACTCGACGGCTATCGGTTCCGCTTTACTGGAACTCGGTTATGCGGACGCAATGCTTTGCGGATTAGTCGGTACCTATTCTTCCAGCCTTTCTTTATTGAAAGAAGTTATCGGCATTAAAGAAAATGTAGACATCCCGGCAACGGTAAACGGATTGGTACTGCCAAGCGGCAACTTATTTATCGCGGATACTTTCGTTAATTTAGCGCCGACGGCGGAAGAATTAGCGGAAATTACCTTAATGGCGGCGGAAGAAGTGCGCCGTTTCGGTATTGAACCGCAAGTGGCGTTAATTTCTCATTCTAATTTCGGTACTTCGGAAGATCAAAGTGCGGTTAAAATGCGCGAAGTTTTACAATTAGTGAAAACGCAGGCGCCTGATTTGATCATTGACGGCGAAATGCACGCTAATGTAGCGTTAAATGAGAATTTACGCCGCGAAGTTATGCCTGACAGTCCGCTCAAAGGCGCGGCAAATCTGCTCATTATGCCGGATATGGAATCCGCCCGTATCAGTTTGAATTTATTACAGGGCACCGCGACACCGATTACTATCGGACCAATCCTGATGGGTATGAAAAAACCGGCGCATATTTTAACTTCCGTGTCTTCCGTACGCCGTATTATCAATATGGTTGCTATTGCGGCGGTTAAAGCGCAACAAAACTAA
- the rsuA gene encoding 16S rRNA pseudouridine(516) synthase RsuA: MRLDKFLAENTGLTRSQAAKILRQGNVQVNGQVVKSGSLKITPQDEVLFEGESLEWLEDGVYIMLNKPQGYVCSHDDGEYPTVYQFFDYPLAGKLHTAGRLDADTSGLVLLTDDGKWSHRVTSPKYHCQKTYLVTLADPVESNYRQACEQGILLRGEKEPTKPAILEIIDDYNVNLTISEGRYHQVKRMFAALGNKVVGLHRWKIGNIELDEDLPEGEFRVLTAEEIQYF, from the coding sequence ATGCGATTAGATAAATTTTTAGCGGAGAATACGGGATTAACCCGTTCTCAAGCGGCGAAAATACTGCGTCAGGGGAATGTGCAGGTTAACGGTCAGGTTGTAAAAAGCGGGTCGCTTAAAATAACGCCGCAAGATGAAGTTTTATTTGAAGGTGAGTCTTTAGAATGGCTGGAGGACGGCGTTTATATTATGCTTAACAAGCCGCAGGGTTACGTGTGCTCTCATGACGACGGCGAATATCCGACTGTCTATCAGTTTTTTGATTATCCGTTAGCCGGCAAGCTGCATACCGCCGGGCGTTTGGATGCGGATACCAGCGGGCTGGTGTTATTGACTGACGACGGGAAATGGTCTCATCGGGTGACATCGCCGAAATATCATTGCCAGAAAACCTATTTGGTGACCTTGGCGGACCCCGTTGAAAGCAATTACCGACAGGCTTGTGAACAAGGCATTCTACTGCGCGGTGAAAAAGAGCCCACAAAGCCCGCCATATTAGAAATTATTGATGATTACAACGTAAATTTAACTATCAGCGAAGGACGTTACCATCAGGTAAAACGCATGTTTGCCGCGTTAGGTAATAAAGTTGTGGGGCTGCATCGGTGGAAAATCGGTAATATTGAATTGGATGAGGATTTGCCCGAAGGGGAATTTCGTGTGTTAACCGCAGAGGAAATTCAATATTTTTAA
- a CDS encoding Bcr/CflA family multidrug efflux MFS transporter, giving the protein MLPPLGVDMYLPSFLNIARDLQVDPERVQYTLTFFTFGMAAGQLFWGPVGDSYGRKPIILLGVIIGAVAAFFLTGVNSIENFTALRFIQGFFGSAPVVLVGALLRDLFDKNELSKTMSMITLVFMIAPLVAPIIGGYLVLFFHWHSIFYVICAMGILSAILVFFIIPETHHQDNRIPLRLNVVVRNFVTLWRRKEVLGYMFSSGLGFGGLFAFLTAGSIVYIGLYGVPVDQFGYFFMLNIGVMTLGSVINGRVVHRVGAERMLQIGLTVQLIAGIWLLIVACFDLGFWPMALGIAVFVGQNSLISSNAMASILEKFPTMAGTANSVAGSVRFGLGATVGSLVALMKMDSAAPMLFTMGICVIVAVCCYYFLTYRSL; this is encoded by the coding sequence ATGTTGCCACCCTTAGGGGTGGATATGTATCTGCCTTCTTTCCTGAATATTGCCCGTGATCTGCAGGTGGATCCCGAGCGGGTCCAATATACTTTAACTTTTTTTACCTTCGGTATGGCGGCTGGGCAATTATTCTGGGGACCGGTGGGCGATAGCTACGGGCGCAAACCCATTATTTTGCTTGGTGTGATTATCGGTGCCGTCGCCGCATTTTTTCTGACCGGCGTAAATTCTATCGAAAATTTTACCGCACTTCGTTTTATTCAAGGTTTTTTCGGCTCTGCGCCGGTAGTGCTGGTAGGGGCGTTATTGCGCGATCTTTTTGATAAAAACGAATTATCGAAAACCATGTCGATGATAACGCTGGTGTTTATGATTGCGCCTCTGGTGGCGCCGATAATCGGCGGTTATCTGGTGTTATTTTTCCATTGGCACAGTATTTTTTATGTTATTTGCGCCATGGGAATTTTGAGTGCGATTTTAGTGTTTTTTATCATTCCGGAAACCCATCATCAGGACAATCGCATTCCTCTGCGGCTAAATGTGGTGGTACGTAATTTTGTAACTTTATGGCGCCGTAAAGAAGTGCTGGGTTATATGTTTTCTTCAGGATTAGGCTTCGGCGGATTATTCGCCTTTTTAACGGCGGGTTCTATCGTCTATATCGGTTTGTATGGCGTACCCGTGGATCAATTCGGTTATTTTTTTATGCTGAATATCGGCGTGATGACTTTAGGCTCCGTTATCAACGGGCGGGTGGTTCATCGAGTGGGCGCCGAACGAATGTTACAAATCGGTTTGACCGTTCAGCTTATCGCAGGAATTTGGTTGCTTATCGTGGCTTGCTTTGATTTAGGTTTTTGGCCGATGGCGCTGGGTATTGCGGTATTTGTGGGTCAAAACTCATTAATTTCCTCTAATGCAATGGCATCGATCCTCGAAAAATTTCCGACAATGGCGGGAACGGCAAATTCTGTCGCCGGTAGCGTGCGTTTCGGATTGGGCGCAACAGTGGGATCTTTGGTCGCCTTAATGAAAATGGACAGCGCCGCCCCGATGTTGTTTACCATGGGAATCTGCGTGATTGTCGCGGTTTGCTGTTATTATTTTTTAACTTATCGTTCGTTATAA
- a CDS encoding zinc ribbon domain-containing protein, which produces MALHKCPECRHKISQNAMICPHCGFSFETASLEKYKQTLEQRRLHNQQINKKSAKLQFIWLIIFALFIALAGYFTS; this is translated from the coding sequence ATGGCTTTACACAAATGCCCGGAATGTCGTCATAAAATCAGTCAAAATGCGATGATTTGCCCTCATTGCGGTTTTTCTTTTGAAACGGCAAGTTTAGAAAAATATAAGCAAACGCTGGAACAACGCCGTTTACATAATCAGCAAATTAATAAGAAAAGTGCAAAATTACAGTTTATCTGGCTGATTATTTTCGCGCTTTTTATCGCTTTAGCCGGTTATTTCACTTCATAG